In Trichocoleus desertorum NBK24, the following are encoded in one genomic region:
- a CDS encoding agmatinase family protein: MPTREEILQNFNPNDIGLDNGNLLGLPFDYESAQTIVFGVPWEVTVSYGAGTASGPQRVLEASRQLDIYDFDYPDGWKQGIFMAPIPEQIQQKNETLRQEATRIIAHMEQGKQIEDDPELAQLLQRVNQECEAVNQWLFEQAKTAMDQGKQVAVIGGDHSVPLGYIQALGKRYPDFGILHIDAHADLRQAYEGFEYSHASIMFNALKVPQVSKLVQVSIRDFCHDEINLIQQSGGRISTHYDPMLKQKLYAGVPWLDLCKQMVAELPHQVYISFDADGLDPKLCPNTGTPVPGGLELEQAFCLFREVVNSGREIIGFDVCEVGDDEWDGNVGARAVYKLCNLMALSRSAAAIPALT; this comes from the coding sequence ATGCCTACCAGAGAAGAAATTCTGCAAAACTTCAACCCTAACGATATTGGCCTCGACAACGGCAATCTCTTAGGTCTGCCCTTTGACTACGAATCTGCTCAAACCATTGTCTTTGGTGTTCCTTGGGAAGTTACCGTCTCCTATGGAGCAGGGACAGCCTCAGGCCCACAGCGAGTTCTAGAAGCTTCTCGCCAATTGGATATCTATGACTTTGACTATCCGGACGGCTGGAAGCAAGGTATCTTTATGGCTCCGATTCCAGAGCAAATTCAGCAGAAAAACGAAACACTGCGGCAAGAGGCGACTCGGATTATTGCTCATATGGAGCAAGGGAAACAGATTGAAGATGATCCAGAATTAGCTCAGCTCTTGCAAAGGGTAAATCAAGAATGTGAAGCCGTTAACCAATGGCTGTTTGAGCAAGCAAAAACAGCAATGGATCAAGGCAAGCAAGTAGCAGTGATTGGCGGCGATCACAGCGTTCCTCTGGGCTATATTCAGGCTTTAGGCAAGCGTTATCCAGATTTTGGCATTCTCCACATTGATGCTCATGCTGATCTGCGTCAGGCTTATGAAGGCTTTGAATATTCCCATGCCTCCATCATGTTCAATGCGCTGAAAGTCCCTCAAGTCTCAAAGTTGGTTCAGGTTAGCATCCGAGACTTTTGCCACGATGAGATTAATCTAATTCAGCAATCGGGTGGACGAATCTCAACTCACTACGATCCCATGCTGAAGCAGAAACTCTATGCAGGGGTGCCTTGGTTAGACCTGTGCAAACAGATGGTGGCTGAGCTACCACATCAGGTTTACATCAGCTTTGATGCCGACGGTCTAGATCCTAAACTCTGCCCCAACACTGGCACTCCCGTTCCTGGTGGCTTGGAATTAGAGCAAGCGTTTTGCCTGTTCCGAGAAGTGGTCAATAGTGGGCGGGAAATCATCGGCTTTGATGTTTGCGAAGTTGGCGATGATGAATGGGATGGTAATGTGGGCGCGAGGGCCGTTTACAAGTTGTGCAATTTGATGGCTCTATCACGCTCTGCGGCGGCTATCCCAGCCTTGACTTAA
- a CDS encoding DUF1810 domain-containing protein — protein sequence MTKIQGAGNANDPYDLNRFVQAQKDDYERALAEIKSGRKRSHWMWYIFPQFEGLGFSTTSKHYSIKSLAEAQAYLSHPILGPRLIACTEAALKVEGQSAYQIFGSPDDMKLRSCATLFASVSPEGSVFHQLLDKFFQGDRDDKTLHLLDVVSKNQ from the coding sequence ATGACAAAGATACAAGGAGCAGGTAATGCGAATGATCCCTATGATCTGAATCGCTTTGTGCAAGCTCAGAAAGATGATTACGAGCGGGCACTAGCTGAGATCAAGAGCGGTCGGAAGCGATCGCACTGGATGTGGTATATTTTCCCCCAGTTTGAGGGTTTGGGGTTCAGCACCACCTCCAAACATTACTCAATTAAAAGCTTGGCAGAAGCTCAGGCATATCTCAGCCACCCCATTCTAGGGCCACGACTCATCGCTTGCACTGAGGCAGCTCTTAAGGTGGAAGGACAGTCCGCCTACCAGATTTTCGGTTCTCCTGATGATATGAAGCTGAGATCCTGCGCCACTCTGTTTGCATCTGTGTCACCTGAGGGATCAGTATTTCACCAACTACTGGACAAGTTTTTTCAAGGCGATCGCGATGACAAAACGCTGCATCTGTTGGATGTAGTCAGTAAGAACCAGTAA